From the genome of Papaver somniferum cultivar HN1 chromosome 2, ASM357369v1, whole genome shotgun sequence, one region includes:
- the LOC113353604 gene encoding nicotianamine synthase-like, translating into MGSLGSLVSCDQEEVLIQNVCEIYDNLSTLQSLKPSKDVDTLFTRLVLTCMPPSPIDVTKLPGKVQGIRSKLIRLCGEAEGLLESHFSSLLGSYDIPLDHINIFPYYTNYIKLGRLEYTIMSNYITNANPSDIAFIGSGPLPLTSIVLASNHLKTTTFHNYDIDRSANALASNLVAADPDLSERMLFHDTDIMDVTTGLSDYEVVFLAALVGLNKEDKRKVIDHLAKYMEPGSLLMLRSAHGARGFLYPIVEPSDLPGFEVLAVFHPMDDVINSVIVARKSKSKYQY; encoded by the coding sequence ATGGGTTCATTGGGTTCATTGGTTTCATGTGATCAAGAAGAAGTTCTGATCCAAAATGTTTGTGAGATCTATGACAACCTATCAACCTTACAAAGCCTCAAACCTTCAAAAGATGTCGACACTCTTTTCACTCGACTTGTCCTAACTTGTATGCCACCATCTCcaattgatgtgaccaaattaCCAGGAAAAGTTCAAGGAATCCGTTCCAAACTCATTCGTCTCTGTGGAGAAGCTGAAGGTCTCTTAGAATCACACTTCTCATCTTTATTAGGTTCTTATGATATCCCACTtgatcatattaacatctttccaTACTACACCAATTACATCAAACTTGGCCGTCTTGAATATACTATAATGAGCAATTATATCACAAATGCAAACCCAAGTGACATCGCTTTCATCGGATCCGGACCCCTCCCTCTCACGTCGATAGTATTGGCTTCAAACCACCTGAAAACCACTACGTTTCACAATTATGATATCGACCGATCAGCCAATGCTCTGGCTTCTAACTTGGTAGCTGCAGATCCTGACTTGTCCGAGCGTATGTTATTTCATGATACTGATATCATGGATGTTACTACTGGTTTAAGCGACTATGAAGTCGTTTTCTTAGCTGCTTTGGTTGGTTTGAACAAAGAAGATAAGCGCAAAGTGATTGATCATCTAGCTAAGTATATGGAACCAGGGTCCTTATTAATGTTGAGGAGTGCTCATGGTGCTCGTGGTTTTCTATACCCAATTGTTGAGCCTAGTGATTTACCAGGTTTCGAGGTTCTTGCTGTTTTTCATCCGATGGACGACGTCATAAACTCGGTGATTGTTGCACGTAAAAGTAAGAGTAAGTACCAGTACTAG